The genome window TAATTTCGTATATATCCTGCAACCACTTGTTCCCCTCTAATTTGAACTCCTTTATAACTTCCTCCCAACCTTTCTCAAATTCATCAATCTCTAAAATCGAAGACCAAATAAACTTCTTCAATTTTTCCATAAAACCTGTCTCCTTGCACAAACGATTACCAAGCTGCAAAACACAATTAAACAGAGTTGAACATTACAACTATTAAATATTATCTACATATAAactacaaaaacaaataaattttgaatactaCACCTTTATTGGAAATTTGTTCATAATGTGCCACATACATAGTCTATGCTTTGTAGGCACCAAACCATTAGCGTCAGAAAACACTGCAGGAACTGCTACCTTCACGGCAGGGCATTGGTCAGTAATAATAATCACCGGATTTCTTCCCATCGCCTTCACCAATTGTTCAAAAGCCCAACTATAATCACTAACACTTTCATGTGATAAAAGACACGCTGCAAATGTAACACATCTGTCGTGTTTGTCCACACCAGTGAATGGCGCGAAAACCATATTATATCTGAAGCATAAAAAACAACTTTCAAAATTAGTGATTCACTGATTTCTGTTAAAGCCAAGAACCAACCATATACAAAAAAtacaaacacaaaaacaaacatATCCTTACTTATTAGTATCAAACGTCGCATCAAATGATACCGCATcaccaaatatttcaaaatttttacgACCAACAGGATCAGCCCAAAAAAGCTTTGTCAAATGGCCGGCAGAATCAACATCATAAGCATAATAAAACGACGATGAAGTCTCCTGCATCACCTTAAACTTGTCTATGATCATCTGCCCATCTTTCTCCCCTACATATTCTTTTAAATCTCGATTAAAATTTCTAAAGTCACGCAAGGTAGCACCTACATTTGAATAACCACCGTACATTTCCTTTGCCAAGCTAAAACTCTTGCTGCAACCAATATTCACTTTTGCCGCATCAAAAACAATACTTCTCAAACCCATAGTCATCTCCCTATTTACTTTCAAAAACTGCCTACAACTTTCTTCAACTAAAGGATGATTATGTTCCTCCACAAAATTAAACACAGCATAACTATTCAACTGCACTAACTTCACAACTATTCTTGCTTTGCACCCACACCTCCGAGAAACAGTCCTTCGCCCTTTCACAACTTTACCCCGAAACAACTCATTAAACCCTTCTCTACTACATACAAAATGCTTCAAAATAGTAGTGCCATGTTCATCCTTCTTATCACATCCTTTTCGAACATCAAAACCACTATATCTACCATACTCCttataaaacttaaaacatTTATCTAGGCTTTCAAATCTCTGATCAGCATAAGGAATAAAAACAGCATCAACAACAGGTACATAATAGCTATTACCACCAGGAGATATTCTAGAGCATGCAACACCTTCACTCTCATTTGAGCTATTATCTACGCTCACATCATCTGTAACAGAGCTACTGATCCGAGACGAATCACCACAAACAGATCCTGTAAAACACATGTTCACAAAAAATACACATTAATTCTTCTCTTTATATAATCAGtttattataaaatctaaattacATAGCTGCAAAAACACAAATTCATCACTCGACATTCTCTGTTTCAATGATCAGCTTTTAAAAAACTATGATTTATTCATTTTATGACTATAATATCTCTCAAACATTATATTCATCACTGCAACTGGTATGTTTAGGTGATCATCAACTTAAAAAACTGTGATTTATTATTAGATAACTCTACTATCCTACAAACAACATGCGTGAAGGCAACTGATCTGTTTTCAGTGATCATACCTGAGCAAAACTGtgatttattgtttatataacTCTACTATCTCCCCAAACATCATACCTATCACTACAACTACTCAATTTTCAGCAAAAATATTCAGAAAACTAACTCGTACGACATAAACTGCTAATCAGCTTAATATTCATACTCAACCTCATCAAAATAGAATCATATACACAAGTAATACtacaaattacatacaaattcaCCTACAAGCATATACAAAGctgaaatcaataaaaaattacctTGATTATCAGCGATTTTAGTCAAATCAGTTATAATCATCTTCAACGTCCAAATTCACACACTAAGACCGACAACACAGAACCGAATTGATCACCTAAGTTGCTGTAGAGATAGCACAGAAACACTCGCCACAGTAAACGCACTCGCCGCAGTGAAAattgtagagagagaaagagcagAGAGACAATAAGCATGGAAGTGAGAGAAACTGAATTCAATTATGAGATTAATTAGACTAAATCTTTgactttttgttattttttattttctagatCTAACGGCTgagattgtaaaataaattcaaataatcaagGGCTGAGATTAGTTCACAGTTTGTATTTAAGAAAAAGAATGTATTTGATCaaaagcctatatatatatatatgataataagtATTATCACAttgaataaatcatattttatgaagattcaacttaaataagatattaaaattttataaaatgatgactatttacttatgaatgtaatgaattaaaaatataatatgtatatgagtttgaatcgaatatgaaccatTGATCATACTAGTATTTGCCCATGCTACGCATAGGGTATAGTTGTTTTATAATTctatttaaagaaaaatataattttagtatattaaataaaataatatataatattttatatacatgtattaaatatattttgtttgtaggtattcatatatattgaccaaaataattattaaatttaagagtattattaattttttaattattcaaatccAGTTATGCTACTTCATCGTGAAGCATCGCACttgaatttgaataattaaaaaataagatattttaaaaaataataacagtTATATAGTAATGTCGCTGAAATAGACgtacacatataaatatattaaatagagaTTTTTAAGACAAACTAATTAGTGAGTGTTAATtaacttatatttcaattaaaacattTACCAACACTTTATTAATCACATATCTTTAACTTAATAAGAAGGTGAAATTAACGTGtgacaaaagaaaaagaagttgaAGTTTAACAGTCACCAATATCAGTGAAATTACatgttttcttttataaagGAATTGAATTACTTtacttataaattttgtttatagacttaaataaatttaaaaaaaattagaaaaaactaaaaattttaaattttcatgatCTCGAAGAAAGAAACTTTAGAAACACAAATTACTTTGTCCAAGTATAAAAATAATGACAACTTAAGTTATCCCTTCATTATTTTGATTCAACTAAAAAGAACAGCATATCTTCAAAttcttaatatatgttatacaAATTAATTCTATTTGTGAAAATCTTCACCAAAATAAGTCGAGCCTTCACTTCATCCCAGGCCCCAACAACCAAAAGATCTGGGTTTACACTGCCATCATGAATCTACTTTATAGGTTTCCCATGTCGAGTAGAAGGATTCTTGGgtgcaaataaaagtttaaacttctACTCCATGTCTTGCAAGAAAAGTTGGAGCCTTCTTCCTTCTCGGTTGCACACAATAATTTGTACACCAACAAAACTTGACATTCCACTTTGGTGATTAATTCTCCGTCATTAATCAAATTCATTCTGTTTGTAACAGTTCCTGCTCATTATCCAATACACCAAAATCCTtttaataaaaatgttaaaCATGTCATGGAATTTCAGCAATACTGCAAACAACAAACCCTGCTGCAATTAAACAACTCGTCCTACAAATAGAACATTATCAACTTAATAATAATGTTACTAACATGAGACTTCAGACTACCAACAGAACATAGTAATTGAACTGGATAACATTCTTCAGCTCCAATCACTTGCACTTGCCTAAGAATTAGCAATTCCTGCTCAAGCACaaacatcaaatttgaatgagtAGTTAGGTCAGGTTGATACAATTCTCTCTGATAAGAATGGAACTTTAAATCAGATAGTTTTTTTTAAGTGTTCCATTGCTGGGGCTGCATATAAATTGTCTGCTAGTGAAGTAGAAGTTGCGGCTGCAAAACAGAGGGCAATGAACCTCAATGGGCATCGGGATGATGAATTTTCAGACAATTTCAGGATCAAGCTTTATCTAAATGGCTTATATGGGAACTATGTCCCACCATGTAACCAACTACTCTATCATGGAAATTTCTTAGTTTTTTGTATCTTAACAAAGTCTTAATTTTTCTAGTAGATCTTGGCTAAGTATTTAGACCACAAAAATCACATCTACTTTGAATCAAGCTAAATTACAATGCCAATGTAACAGCCAACTACACATTTATCTACATCATGATTTCCCCGATTTGATCTTTACTATTGGATCATAATTATCCTTACTATTAgtatgtaaataaatttaataataaccaACTCGtatcaattaaataataaaaaatagtgacTTGTAGAAGATCGTGGGCCGAATAATATTACAAAAGTGAAAACACTAACCTTGCAACACTATCCGCGCTTCCACCTTGTAATTTCCTGGAGCATTTTGCAAATTACCTCATGTTAAAACATTAACCTTGCAAATATGCAATATGCTACT of Daucus carota subsp. sativus chromosome 3, DH1 v3.0, whole genome shotgun sequence contains these proteins:
- the LOC108212458 gene encoding protein FAR1-RELATED SEQUENCE 5-like, encoding MCFTGSVCGDSSRISSSVTDDVSVDNSSNESEGVACSRISPGGNSYYVPVVDAVFIPYADQRFESLDKCFKFYKEYGRYSGFDVRKGCDKKDEHGTTILKHFVCSREGFNELFRGKVVKGRRTVSRRCGCKARIVVKLVQLNSYAVFNFVEEHNHPLVEESCRQFLKVNREMTMGLRSIVFDAAKVNIGCSKSFSLAKEMYGGYSNVGATLRDFRNFNRDLKEYVGEKDGQMIIDKFKVMQETSSSFYYAYDVDSAGHLTKLFWADPVGRKNFEIFGDAVSFDATFDTNKYNMVFAPFTGVDKHDRCVTFAACLLSHESVSDYSWAFEQLVKAMGRNPVIIITDQCPAVKVAVPAVFSDANGLLGNRLCKETGFMEKLKKFIWSSILEIDEFEKGWEEVIKEFKLEGNKWLQDIYEIRSSWIPAYFRNDPMFGLLRTTSRSESENFFFSQFHRQGDSLCEFWIRYQSAMDRQRNERKRLDNESNSSVPTSVSTWFIEDDAAKLFTRSIFYKVQEEIIASCLDMQIKRMSDEVDGVTNFEIRDVKVQDKLFKVSVSRNHVVCSCKKFVMCGIVCRHSFCGLKHIGVTKFPRSLVLNRWMKIAESGTSLSSVSNDYFKMEHVSMKLTDICQGVVVDFTKRDHMAAMVGEEPEGDLTVLAPNVCKNKGNFFKRLISEREKAVIKSKKRIRKCKECSAVTHDLRTCPNRKKGDS